From the genome of Psychroserpens ponticola, one region includes:
- a CDS encoding EF-hand domain-containing protein: MKNCKLRMSVLALGMTVLVSNSSFGQPGNGQDRKNPPTFKQLLKDLDANEDGKLSKDEVKGPLKEVFTKVDTDEDGFITEKEFENAPKPKKRERKEKR, translated from the coding sequence TTAAGAATGTCAGTTCTAGCTCTTGGAATGACAGTATTGGTGTCAAATAGTTCTTTTGGACAACCAGGAAATGGTCAAGATCGAAAAAATCCACCAACATTCAAACAACTATTAAAAGATTTAGATGCAAATGAAGATGGTAAGCTTTCAAAAGACGAAGTAAAAGGACCTTTAAAAGAAGTATTTACAAAAGTGGATACTGACGAAGATGGTTTTATTACAGAAAAGGAATTTGAAAATGCTCCTAAGCCGAAAAAGAGAGAGCGTAAAGAAAAAAGATAA